GCGCGGCTCGGCGACGGCAAGAACGTTCACGACGACGGTGTGGTGACCTATCTGAACCAGGCGGCGCGTGCGCTCGGCGTGAACGCGGGCGACGCCGCGTGGCGCGCGGCGCGCGCGATGCTGAAGGCGCCGCCGGGCGTCGCCTCCACCCAGACGCTCGTGGACCGGCAGCCCCGCGTCGTCATCGAGTCGCCGACGGGCCGGGTCGTGCTGCTCGCCTCGATGGGCTTCGCCACGCTCGAGCACCGACACGACGTCCTCTGCGCCGGCTCCCACGCCGGCCGCGTGAACGTGCAGCACCTGCTCCACGTCCGGCCGCGCGGCGCCGTCTTCAACGACGGCGGCCTCGCGCGCGACCGCTCGGGCGTCGGCGGCCTGCCCCTGCTGGACGCGGTGGGCGTCGCCGCCGCGGCGGTCAGCTCGGTGAGCGCGCGCATCGGCGATCCCGCGAGCACGTGGGAGGACGGCGTCATCTCGTTCGTCAACGCCACCGCGCGGCGCCTGGGCGTGGGGCCCGGCCAGCGCGCCAGCGCGGCCGCGCTGCTGATCCTCGAGCGCGCCGGCGCCCGGAGGGGGTAAGCTTCCGGGCGGAGGTGCGTGAGCGATGCCCAAGGCCGGCGTCGGCGGCGTGAGCCTCTATTACGAGGAAGTCGGGCAGGGGACGCCCCTCGTCTTCGTCCACGAGTTCGCGGGCGACTGCTGGAGCTGGCGACCCCAGGTCCAGTTCTTCTCGCGCCGCTACCGCACGATCGCCTTCAACGCGCGCGGCTATCCGCCCTCCGACGTGCCGCTCGACGTGAAGGCCTACTCGCAGCAGCAGGCCGCCGACGACATCAAGGGCGTCCTCGATCACCTGGGGATCCGGCAGGCCCACGTGTGCGGCCTCTCGATGGGCGGCTACGCGACGCTCCACTTCGGCCTCTCCTACCCCGAGCGCGCGCTCTCGCTCGTCGTCGCCGGCGCCGGCTACGGGAGCGACGCCCACGTCAAGCACCAGGCCGACCTCGACGTGGTCGTGCGCCGGCTCGAGACGGAGGGCATGGAGCGCGTCGCCGACTTCTACGGCCGCGGCCCCACGCGCGTGCAGTTCATCGAGAAGGACCCCGTGGGCTGGCAGGAGTTCCGCGACCGCCTCGCGGCGGGCTCGGCGCCGGGCCACGCCCTCACGCTCCGCGGCGTGCAGATGCTGCGCCCGTCCATCTTCGACCTCGGCGACCGGATGGCGAAGCTCCCCGTGCCGACGCTCGTCATGACGGGCGACGAGGACGAGCCCTGCCTCGAGCCCGGGATCTACATGAAGCGGAAGATCATGACGTCGGGCCTCGTCGTGTTCCCGAAGTCCGGCCACGCGATCAACCTGGAGGAGCCCGACCTCTTCAACCGCCTCGTGCTCGACTTCCTCACGGCGGTGGAGGCGGGGCGCTGGCCGCGGCGGCGCGCGGACTCGATGACGGGCTCGGCGATCCTGCCGAAGACGACCTAGCCTACTTCTTCCCCGACGCGACCAGCGCGTCGGTCGGCATCTCGAGCCCGCCGCGGGACGCGAACCGCTCGAGCCGCGCGCGGACCGCGTCTCGCACGGCGCGCCGCGCGTCCTCGGCGAGCTCGCGCAGCATCAGGCCGAAGCGGATCCCGCCCGACGCGACCTGATCCCAATAGGCGTCGAACGAGTCGAAGACGAAGCTCCGCGTCTCCGTGGTCACGCCCACGTCCCGGAACCCGGCCTCCCCCAGCAGGCGCTCGAGCCGGCCGGGCTCGCCCAGGCTCGTGCCACGAAGAATCTCGTCGCGGCGGTCCGGGAAGCGTTCGAGGAGTGCCCACGCCAGCGCGCCACCCCACGGGACCCGGTCGGCGGTGGACCAGACGACCGCCGCGAAGCCGCCGCCGGGGCGGAGCACGCGCCGCGCCTCGCGGAGTCCCGCGAGCGGGTCGGGGAAGAACATGAGGCCGAGCTGGCAGATGACCGCGTCGAAGGCCTCGGCCCGGCACGCGAGGGCCTGGCCGTCCATCGCGGCGAGGCGGATCGGCCGCGCGCCGACCTTCGCGAGGGCGCCGCGCAGCATCGGCAGCGAGAGATCGGCGCCGACGAGGCGACCCCGGGGACCGAGAGCGTCGGCGGCCATCAGCGCCGACTCGCCCGTGCCCGTCGCCAGATCGAGGACGCGCTGGCCGGGCTCGAGCCTCGCCGCGCGCAGGAGCGCCGGCACGTAGAGACGCGTCCAGCGCCCCATGAAGCCGTCGTAGGCGGCGGCGACCTTGTCGAACGTGATCTGGGCGCTCACGGCGTCGGCGGCCCGCCGGTGATCTGCTGCTTGACCTTGCATGCCTGGGCGACACCGAGGTCGCAGGCGCGCGTGAGGTCGGCGAGCATGTTCTCCCGGTCGCGGAGCCGCGCGTGGTTCCACGCGCGGTTGAGGTAGGCCTCGCCGTTCTTCGGGTCCAGCTCGAGGAGCTTCGTGAGCGCGGCGACACTCTCGGCGTGCCGGCCGAGCTGCGCCTGGGCCCAGGCGAGCCGGCGGTACGCGTCCCCGTTGCGGGCATCGGCCTCGACCTGCGCCGCGTAGATCCTGACGAGCTCGGCGCTGGCGAGCGGACGGATGGTGACGACCCACTCGTGGCCGAGCTGGCCGGCGCGCGTCGTCACCTCGACGGGCTGGCGGGGCTCGAGCCGCTCGTAGAGGCCGGCGCCCACCCGGAGCTCCTCGGTCTCGTCCTCCGGGCGCCAGGACTCGACCGTGACGTAGCGGTCCGTGCCGCTCTTGCCGTGGCTCACGCGCCTGCTCAGGACGACCGTCGTCCTGGCCACGGGGGGCGAGGCGTCGAGCCACCCGTTCGCCCCGACCACGAGGCCGTGCCCGCCCAGCAGCGCGCCGACGAGCGCGACGAGCGACCACGGGAGGAGCTTCCGGTGGGCGCCGGACGTGCCCCAGACGCTCTTCGCCATGAAGAGCACGATCGCCCCGAAGAGGAAGGTGGAGAGCTTCAGCGAGTCGACCCACGCGGCGCTGTCGTTCACGAGGGGGAAGCGCCAGATCGCGTAGAAGAAGAGCCCGACCCCGCCCACGCCGGTGAGGCCGCCGACCACCGCGCAGGCGAGGCCACCGCGCGCGACGGCGCGCTCCACGGGGGGCGGAAGCTCGCCGGCGTGGGCGGCGAGGTTCCGGACCAGCGCCCCGAGGCGCTCCGCGGCCGTCGTCACGGCGGCAGGCGTCGGCGGCCGCCGCAGATCGAGCGCCCACTCGATGCGGAGCACGCCGGCACGCTGCCGGATCCGGTTCGCGCCGAGCCCGAACATCTCGCGGACGGCGGCGCGGCGCCCGGCGTCGTCGAGGAGCTCACGCACGAACGCCGGCGAGTCGCTCTCGATGTAGACCTCGCGGTCGAACGCGGCGTCGCCCGTCTGGATCTCGCGCGCGCGGCCCGTGCCCTTGAAGATGCGGTCGGAGGCGGCCTCACGCGTGAGCGTGAACGCCTCCGGCGAGCCCGTGGCCGCGAGCACCGCCAGGGTCGACGGCGCGCCGCCGGCCTGCGTGTAGAGACAGTGGAACGTCAGCCCCTGCCTGGAGACGGGGAGCGGCTTGCCCGGCTCGAGCGGGCCGAGCTCGCGCGCGAACGCGTCGAGGAAGGCGCGCCGGGCGCGCTCACGCAGCTGCGACCGGAGGACCACGAGGCCCAGCAGCGCGAGGAGACCGGAGATCAGGAACGCATAGAGAAAGCTCTGCTCGCTGATCACGGCCTCGGGGCGCGACGGAGGCACGCGCGGACCCTGGCCGCGAGCTGCGGGATCGAGAACGGCTTGGTCACATAGTCGGTCGCGCCGACGTCGAAGCCCGCGCGCGTGCTCCCCTCATCGATCTTGGAGGTCAGGATCAGGACGGGGACGTAGACGGTCCGCGGATTCGCGCGGAGGACGCGGAGCACCTCCATCCCGCCGAGCTCGGGCATGAGCAGGTCCAGGATGATGAGGTCGGGCATCTCCGCGCCCATCCGCTCCAGCGCCTCGCGCCCGTTGACCGCTTCGCTGAGGACGTAGCCGTCGGGCTCGAGGGCGCGGACCGCCAGGCGGCGGACCATCGCGTCGTCGTCCACGATCAGCACGCGCGCGGCCGGACCGCCGC
This region of Candidatus Methylomirabilota bacterium genomic DNA includes:
- a CDS encoding methyltransferase domain-containing protein, which codes for MSAQITFDKVAAAYDGFMGRWTRLYVPALLRAARLEPGQRVLDLATGTGESALMAADALGPRGRLVGADLSLPMLRGALAKVGARPIRLAAMDGQALACRAEAFDAVICQLGLMFFPDPLAGLREARRVLRPGGGFAAVVWSTADRVPWGGALAWALLERFPDRRDEILRGTSLGEPGRLERLLGEAGFRDVGVTTETRSFVFDSFDAYWDQVASGGIRFGLMLRELAEDARRAVRDAVRARLERFASRGGLEMPTDALVASGKK
- a CDS encoding alpha/beta hydrolase; translated protein: MPKAGVGGVSLYYEEVGQGTPLVFVHEFAGDCWSWRPQVQFFSRRYRTIAFNARGYPPSDVPLDVKAYSQQQAADDIKGVLDHLGIRQAHVCGLSMGGYATLHFGLSYPERALSLVVAGAGYGSDAHVKHQADLDVVVRRLETEGMERVADFYGRGPTRVQFIEKDPVGWQEFRDRLAAGSAPGHALTLRGVQMLRPSIFDLGDRMAKLPVPTLVMTGDEDEPCLEPGIYMKRKIMTSGLVVFPKSGHAINLEEPDLFNRLVLDFLTAVEAGRWPRRRADSMTGSAILPKTT